In Candidatus Sulfurimonas marisnigri, a single genomic region encodes these proteins:
- a CDS encoding OprD family outer membrane porin encodes MKISKLSIAAFTVIALASSAQATLKSDKVTLKGNMVVEYTKLPAPVNTIKEAFTEGMFYGRLRANAFYWDWDKDPAAGKDNRNLGVGASLIYKSAPLNGLSGTVGLYTSQNPFFRMDKEDVGSSKAGKDTFSRRDVLTGGHYGMTVLGQAYLQYDAAKTSIKVGRQMLETVFTKSNDTKMIPNTFDGVTATIKDIPDTTIQLAYFTAQKLRDHTSGHDVIAFGGGSTSEQKWSQNDDSAVNKSLDVAKVGIDNTLQIASVTNKSIKNLKANISYARVPDVISNLTLEAHYTIPVSGDWKIAPGIRYMNQMDDLDSTTAVANLGKKTDNYTDPNSLDSSLLALRLDVKNKAFLGRIGYSKIADEADIVAPWRGFPTGGFTRAMAQYNWYANTKTYMLRLGYDFGKADMIPGFSLMARYAVQDFDETKPGVAADSNIIHIDARQNIGKDLELKVRLGFVDADVKAGKDTSYNEYRVELNYFF; translated from the coding sequence ATGAAAATATCTAAATTAAGTATAGCAGCGTTTACAGTTATTGCTTTGGCTTCGTCAGCTCAGGCAACACTTAAATCAGACAAAGTTACTTTAAAAGGTAATATGGTTGTAGAGTACACTAAACTTCCAGCTCCAGTAAATACAATTAAAGAAGCATTTACTGAGGGTATGTTTTATGGTCGTTTAAGAGCAAATGCTTTTTATTGGGACTGGGATAAAGATCCTGCTGCAGGCAAAGACAATAGAAACCTTGGTGTAGGAGCTAGTTTAATATATAAGTCTGCACCACTTAATGGCTTAAGCGGTACGGTAGGTCTGTACACATCACAAAACCCTTTCTTTCGTATGGATAAAGAGGATGTTGGAAGTTCAAAGGCAGGTAAAGATACATTTAGCCGTCGTGATGTTTTAACTGGTGGTCACTATGGAATGACTGTGTTAGGTCAAGCTTATCTACAATATGATGCAGCTAAAACAAGCATTAAAGTTGGTCGACAAATGTTAGAGACTGTTTTTACAAAATCTAACGACACAAAAATGATACCAAATACTTTTGATGGTGTAACAGCTACTATTAAAGACATTCCAGATACTACTATACAATTAGCGTATTTTACCGCACAAAAACTGCGTGACCATACTTCAGGTCATGATGTAATTGCATTTGGAGGCGGTTCTACAAGTGAACAGAAGTGGTCACAAAATGATGACTCTGCTGTAAATAAAAGTTTGGATGTTGCAAAAGTTGGAATTGATAATACTTTGCAAATAGCATCTGTTACAAACAAATCTATCAAAAACTTAAAAGCAAATATTAGTTATGCGAGGGTTCCTGATGTTATTAGTAACTTAACTCTAGAGGCTCACTACACTATTCCAGTAAGCGGTGATTGGAAAATTGCACCGGGTATTAGATATATGAATCAAATGGATGATTTAGATTCTACTACTGCGGTTGCAAACTTGGGTAAAAAAACAGACAACTATACAGATCCAAATAGCTTAGACTCTAGTTTACTTGCTCTTAGACTTGATGTTAAAAACAAAGCATTTTTAGGTCGTATCGGTTACTCTAAAATTGCTGATGAAGCAGATATCGTAGCTCCATGGAGAGGTTTTCCTACTGGTGGATTTACTCGTGCAATGGCTCAGTATAACTGGTATGCAAATACTAAAACATATATGTTAAGACTTGGGTATGACTTTGGTAAAGCAGATATGATCCCAGGATTTAGCCTTATGGCAAGATATGCTGTTCAAGATTTCGATGAGACTAAACCTGGAGTAGCTGCAGACAGTAATATTATCCATATTGATGCTCGTCAAAACATTGGTAAAGACTTAGAACTTAAAGTAAGACTAGGTTTTGTGGATGCAGATGTAAAAGCTGGAAAAGATACTTCATACAATGAATATCGTGTTGAATTAAACTACTTCTTTTAA